The Aeoliella mucimassa genome includes the window GATTGGCAAGATAGCAAGCAGACGTAGGCGAATTGCGATAAGCATTGGGGCTGCAAAGCAGTTAACTAGGAAAAAACGTCGCCATGACAAATTGATTCCGATGCAAACAAGATTCGTCTCGGCGCTGCTATTTCATTCCGCCGAATAGCTGTGGTGATTGTCAGAGCCACCAATTGAGAGGCGTTGTGCCATCGCTGAGTTCATAAACATTGCCATACATCCACTGGGAGTCCGGGAAGTGCGCGGATAATCTGGCCATGGCTTGTTCGATGGATTCAAAACCTACCAAAACAGGAAACGTGAGTATCAATAGGTGGCCATTGGAATGATCCAAGCCTCCATCCACCCATCCTCCAATCGATTTTACCACCGACGCAATGTGGTTGCGGTCACGAGTCGAACATTGCAGCAAGAACATTTGAACGCATACGTTGCCGGCTCGCTTGATTAGGCGATAACCCAGGGGCTCCGAGTCGACAAAGGCAATTTCGTCGCCGCTCGCCACGCCCGGCGCAAAACCGGGAGAAGCCAGCAGGCGGTAATGGTTGTTGTCAACCTTCGCTGCAGGCACTTCCTCATGCACTGGTTTGCCATCTTTAAAGCTGGCGATGATCTTGATCGGAGTGTTTTCTTCTGGTTTCATCGCTACTATTCAGGCCAACCGGATTGGCAATGGGGGGAGGTTCCTGTGGTCACAGCTTACCCGATATTCCAACGTATCGCTCGTGTGCCACGGCTGGCTTGTCCAGCAGTGCTTGGGCTCAATCCACCGTAGCGATTAGCCTCGCGAAACTCGCCGGAGCCCAACCCTTCGCTGGGCGACGATTCCTTTTCAGCGCATGCTTGAGCTGTGGACCGGCCGGATGATTCTTGCCGCTCGGCGGTTTCTCCCGCCGCTTGCTTCTCCGCGGCTCTCCAACTCTGCAGCTCCATGACCACGGCCGGTCGGCCAGTCAGGGGGTGCCAGCCAGAGCAGCAGCCAGCCAAATGGCCAAATATTTTGCTTGATTTGCGGGCGGGATTTGTTCTAATGGTGGATACAAATGTATAGGTTTTTGTCCGTCCCGTTACCTCCTCTTACCAAATCTGCCCAATTCGTTGGCTTCGGTTTCTGCTCGCACTTCGCGGGTGGAACTATTTGCCCCCAACTCAGTTAGTGCCCCAACCCTGGGGGCTTTATTTTTGACTTACGACACATGGCAACGACGCAACTATCGAATACCGAACGAGTTAGACCGATCGCGATCGACGTAAGAATTGCCCCCACGATCGCGTTTTCCGCTTTTGGGGGCAAAACGGTCGGGTACCAAGATCGGGTAACCGAATCGCACTCCGTCAGCCAGCGTGCGATCCGGCTCGGCGGCTGTGGGGGCCGATGCCCGACCGGTCGTAGCGATTGTGCCAGCCAGGGGGCGGTAACTGGTTCGCCAGAGCCAGCTTACGGCAATTTGTGCCCCCACAGTTTGGTTGACCGACAACGGGTGCCCATTTATCATCGAAGGAGGTAGTTTGCCCATTTTTACACGCCGCTCGGTTCGCGGCACCGCTCCACGTCCAGCAAGGTTTTCCCCTCGATGGCTATCGTCTTTCAACTCACGTTGGCACTGTTGCTGCTGGGCTCGTTTGTTGCCTGTTACTTTTGCTCGAAGGTCTGGCACTGGTCGCAAGTGCTGCTGGCCGAAACCGTGTTTCTGCTGGGCCTGGCCTTTCTGATCCTCGCTGGCGAAGTGTTTCGTATCCAGCAGGTCTACGGCAAAGACAACAAGCAGAACCTCGCCCGCATCGAACAGCTCGAACCGGTGGTCGACGGACTGCAGTTTGGTACCAACAATCTTCGCGTGATCAACAGCCTGGAAGCCGACGAAGTGCCGGTGCGAATGATGGAAGGCTCGAGCGAAGACGAACCTGGTCGCATGCTCAGCGTGCGGGATCTCGATCACGAACTGGGTATGGTCACCCGGGCGCGGGGACGTATGTGGCGTGATGCCAGCATTGCCGGTATCAACAACGGTACCATCGC containing:
- a CDS encoding DUF4265 domain-containing protein, whose translation is MKPEENTPIKIIASFKDGKPVHEEVPAAKVDNNHYRLLASPGFAPGVASGDEIAFVDSEPLGYRLIKRAGNVCVQMFLLQCSTRDRNHIASVVKSIGGWVDGGLDHSNGHLLILTFPVLVGFESIEQAMARLSAHFPDSQWMYGNVYELSDGTTPLNWWL